ctttaagcaattttttttggtaatgaATTAATTGAAGTATTACGGATCTGTTAAACTTTTTTGAAGGTACTACTTACAAAGTATGAGATCATAATGAAATAATCAGTTCTACAATGATATCCTACGTTTTgacattaaaatactaattattattactaattaaagcTATTAGATTTTATTATGACTAGATAAGTAATATTTGACTAGAATTACTAAACTGCCTTATAAATATACGATATGACTAGATACTCTGACTAGAAGATCTTTTTTTACAAATGACTAGATTCCACCGACTAGAAATTACATACAAATAGCATTTTAAggcaattaaaatttcaaaccaaGACTAGAGTTTCGGTTTCtaatttaattgtacaatatGCCATTTGTTATATAGTTAGATCTAAACTATCTATACATACTATAATATACATGACTAGGATATGGACTAGATATAGTTTGTATATTTACATGACTAGATAACTGACCAGACAAATTTATAAATGACTAGAACTTTGTGAGATCGAAGGAATATATTTACAAGATTAGATATATTGGAGATATCTAGAAGACGGCTATGGACTCACCAGGGGCAGGGGATGGCTGAGCAGGTGCTTCCTGAGATAGGCCTGGCGTCGGAACATCTTGCCGCAGACGGGGCAGGGTATATGGGGGGCCGGACCGGCGCCATCGTCGTCGGAGGCGGAGGTCGGCGGCTTCTGGGTCGAGCCGCGGGGGCGGTGCCACCTCTGGTGTGACGCCAGATTGGCCGGACAGTTGAACACCTTGTCACACTCTGGACAGCGGTACTCTACGTGGACTATGCGGGAACACCTGTGCTGTGCGAGACTGAAGGCGTCCTCGTACATCTCCTTGCAGAGCCGGCAGATGTAGTCGCCGATACGGTTCTCGATCCTGGCCAACTCTGCCTTCGCCTCCTCTGTGACCTCGACCACGTTATAAGCCGGATCGATGTCACCCTTGCGCACCACCAGAGGCGCCTCTCCCTCGTCCAGTTGTCTGATGATGGTTCCAGACACGGGGGAGGTGGTGTCCTCGTCGAAACTCAACTTGCGGACGGCCTTCTTCACTGGGGACTTCCAACTCTTCTTCGAAGATTTCCCAGGAGTCGTCGATTCATCC
The Homalodisca vitripennis isolate AUS2020 chromosome 1, UT_GWSS_2.1, whole genome shotgun sequence DNA segment above includes these coding regions:
- the LOC124374121 gene encoding insulinoma-associated protein 1-like; its protein translation is MPRGFLIKRLGVPGHDEALSAFHPLPFNPLHSLVERLRFDPRLCFYPEPYTTPLDLSLKSNTPITPPATPSPSSPPSRKRNFEDESTTPGKSSKKSWKSPVKKAVRKLSFDEDTTSPVSGTIIRQLDEGEAPLVVRKGDIDPAYNVVEVTEEAKAELARIENRIGDYICRLCKEMYEDAFSLAQHRCSRIVHVEYRCPECDKVFNCPANLASHQRWHRPRGSTQKPPTSASDDDGAGPAPHIPCPVCGKMFRRQAYLRKHLLSHPLPLVSP